The Impatiens glandulifera chromosome 3, dImpGla2.1, whole genome shotgun sequence genome contains a region encoding:
- the LOC124932069 gene encoding trafficking protein particle complex subunit 4-like, translating to MAAAIYSLYIINKSGGLIFYKDYGSAGRMDTNDSLRLASLWHSMHAISQQLSPVPGCSGIELLEADTFDLHCFQSLTGTKFFVVSEPRTQQMEALLKHIYELYTDYVLKNPFYEMEMPIRCELFDINLAQAVQKDRVVLLGR from the exons ATGGCTGCTGCAATTTACAGCCTATACATCATCAACAAGTCTGGCGGTCTTATCTTCTACAAG GACTACGGTTCGGCTGGGAGAATGGATACGAACGACAGCTTGCGATTAGCCAGTTTATGGCATTCGATGCACGCTATTTCTCAACAGTTATCTCCCGTACCTGGATGTTCCGGAATCGAACTTCTCGAGGCTGATACCTTTGATCTCCATTGCTTCCAGTCACTTactg GGACAAAATTCTTTGTGGTTTCTGAGCCTAGAACACAGCAGATGGAGGCTCTTCTGAAACACATATATGAACTGTACACAGACTATGTATTGAAGAATCCCTTCTATGAAATGGAAATGCCAATTCGATGCGAGCTCTTTGACATCAACCTAGCTCAAGCTGTTCAGAAAGACCGCGTTGTTTTGCTCGGAAGATGA